The genome window CGCCGCACCGTGCGCGTGGTGCTGTGGACTAATGAGGAAAACGGAACGCGCGGCGGAACGGCGTACCGCGACGCCCACCGCGCGGAGCTGCCCAACCACATTCTTGCGATTGAATCGGACGAGGGGGTGTTCGCGCCCAAGGGCTTCAGCGTGACGGCGACGGAGCCGGCGGTGGCGCAGGTGCGGCAGATCGCGGCGCTGCTGCGGTCCATCGGCGCGGACAGCGTGGAGCTGGGCGGCGGCGGCGCGGACATCGGGCCCATCATGCAGCAGGGCGTGCCGGGCATGGGGCTGATGGTGGAGCAGGAGAAGTACTTCTGGTATCACCACACCTCCGCCGACACGCCCGACAAGCTGGACCCGGTGGACATCGCCCGCTCCGTCGCGGCGATGGCGGTGATGTCCTATGTCGCCGCGGATGCACCGGTGCGCATCGCTTTCGGCCGTCCGCCCGCCAACTGACGCGCGGTTTCGGTGGATGACAAACGGGGCGCGGCGATCTTCGCCGCGCCCCGTTTGTCTTTTCATCCGCTGGATGATCCGCTCTTCATCCGACGGATGATCCAACCCGCCGCAACGCCCGAACGCGGGGGACCCACGCGACACTTTCAGCCACAGTCCGCGCAGGCGGACTTCGTGCCTTTCCAGCGGCGAATTCATTCGCTCCTGGACAGGCGGCCGCGCGGATGTGGTCGAGAACGCCCGGAACCTTCAGCCCAACCCGCGCCTCATCCCGCCGACGACGACGTTCCTGCCACGGCCGGCGCGCCGGTTCCGCGGATCATCTCGCGTGGCGGAAGCAGCGCGGCGATGCGGCGAGACATGCTCAGCATCTGCCGCGACTCCTGCCGAAGCTGCTCCACCAGCACGTCGCCCGGCTCCCCGCCCCGCTTTCCCTCCTCGTCCGCCTGCAGCCCGATGCGCTGGGCGCGGCGCTCCAGCAGGTCCACGTCTGCCCAGGTGAACCCGAACGGCTGCCCGAACAGCGCAAACGCCGCCGCCGCGTGGTAGCACTCCGGCGGAATGCGGGCGTGCTCGCCGTCCGCCAGGTTCAGGGTGATGGCCATGCAGCGGCCGTCCAGCAGCGCGTTCACATCCGCCTGCTGCGCCTCAGGCTCCGCCGCCGAGGCCGGCTCCTGCATCGCTTCCTTCCAGGCCTCGTCCGAAACGGCTGGTTTGAAGTAGTTGACCACGGGAATCGTCCACCGTCTGAGTACGAATTGGCGCGGGAGCGCGCCTCACCGCCCGCCTTCCGCAAGCCGCACTCCACCGCGCCCGCGCCCCGGCTCACCCTCGTCCACGACCGGCAACCGTACGGCGCATTGTACGCGAAACGTCACAAAGCCCGGTGCGACGCACGTGTCTTGCGTTGGACACAGCTTCCATCACGACTCGTCTGGACGGCCGGGTTCCGCCGTCCAGAAACTCACGCGCCAGGGAGCGGCGCCCGACGCGCGCGCGTTCAACCGAACCGGAACTCACCAAAATGCAACGCAGTACGCCGGACCGCCCTTTGAACGACGCGAACACCGCCGGAGAGGGGCCGGACTTCCGCGCCCTGTTCCACGCGCTGCCCGGGCTGTTCCTGGTGGTCCGCGCGGATGCGCCGAGGTTCACCATCGTGGCGGCAAGCGATGCGTACCTGCACGCCACCGTGACCCGGCGCGAAGACATCACGGGCCGCGGCATCTTCGAGGCGTTCCCCGATCGGCCCGGCGATCCGAACGCCACGGGAGAGCGGAACCTGCGGGCCTCGCTGGAGCGCGCCCTGTCTTCCGGCGCGCCGGACGCCATGGCGCGGCAGCCGTACGCCATCCGCCGTCCGGACGGCAGCTGGGAGGAGCGCGTGTGGAGCCCGCTCAACACGCCCCTCACCGACCCCGCCACCGGCCGCGTCACGCACCTGATCCACCGCGTGGTGGATGTGACGAAGGAGGAGCAGATCGCTGCCGACCACGCCCGGCTCCGCGGCGAAAGCGAGGAAGCCGACCGGGCACGCCGAGGCGCGGAGCAGGCATACCGGGAGCTCTCCCGCGAAAGCGCGTCGCTGCAGTGGGCCAACGCGCAGCTGCAGGACCAGGCGGCGGAGCTGGAGATGCAGTCGGCGGAGCTGCAGGCCACCGCCGCGCAGCTGGAGGAGCGCACCGAAGAAGCGGAAGAGGCGCGCCGCCGCACGGTGAGCATCCTGGAATCCATGGCGGACGCGCACTTCGAGCTGGACTCCGCGTTCCGCATCGTCGCGGTGAACGGGGCCATGGAGCGAGGGAGCGCGCTTCCGCGCGCGGAACTGCTGGGCCGCGTCTTCTGGGAGATGTTTCCCGGCGCCATCGGCACCGGCTTCGAGCGGCACTACCGCGCGGCCGTGTCGGAAAAGAAGGAGGCGCACTTCATCCACGACTACAGCGACGGGCGGCTGGAACTGGTGGTGGAGGTCGACGCGTACCCCACCGACCGCGGCGTCGCCGTCTTCTGGCGCGACATCACCCTGCGCATGCGGGCGACGGCGGAGCGTGAGCGGCTGCTGGCGGTAAGCGAGATGGCGCGCGGCGCGCTCGCCATCAGCGAAGAGCGCTACCGCACGCTCTCGGAGGCCGTACCCGTGCAGGTGTGGACCGCGCGGCCGGACGGGGCGCTGGACTTCGTAAGCGAGCGCACCGCCATCTACTTCGGCGCTTCCGCGGAGGAACTGCTGGGGGTGGGATGGGGCGCGTACGTGCACCCCGACGACCTGGACGTGGCGCTCAGCCGCTGGTCACGCTCGCTGGCGACGGGAACGCCGTACGAGGCCGAGTTCCGCCTGCGCGACGCCAAGGGGGAGTACCGCTGGCACCTGGCCCGCGCGCTGGCGGAATTTGATGACTCGGGCACCGTCACCGGCTGGGTGGGCAGCAACACCGACGTGGAGGGCGAGCGGCGCGCCCGCGGCGAGGCCGAGGCGGCCAACCGCTCCAAGAGCGAGTTCCTGGCGGTGATGAGCCACGAACTGCGCACCCCGCTCAACGCCATCGGCGGATACGCGGAGCTGCTGCAGATCGGCGTGCAGGGGGCCGTGACTCCGGAACAGGTCGATTACCTGGAGCGCATTCAGCGCAGCCAGCGGCACCTGCTGGGGCTCATCAACGAGGTGCTCAACTACGCCAAGGTGGATGCAGGGGCGGTGCAGTACGATCTGGGCGCGGTGGCGATGGCCGAGGTTCTGGCGGGATGCGAGGCGCTCACCGCGCCGCAGGTGCTGGCCCGACAACTCGATTTCCGCCACGTGCCGGCTAGTCCATCGGTGAACGCGCACGCGGATTCCGCCAAGGTGCAGCAGATCGTGCTCAACATGCTGAGCAACGCGGTCAAGTTCACCGAGCCGGGGGGCAAGGTGACGCTGGAGTGCGTGGCGGACGGCGGCCAGGTGCTGGTGCGCGTGGGCGATACCGGGCGCGGCATTGCCCAAGACCAGCTGGAGCGCGTGTTTCAGCCGTTCGTACAGGTGGATGCCCAGCTCACGCGCGCGTACGAAGGAACCGGGCTGGGGCTGGCCATCAGCCGCGACCTGGCGCGCGGGATGGGTGGCGATCTGGTGGCGGAAAGTACGCCCGGCGTGGGCAGCACCTTTACGCTCCGCCTGAACCGCGCGGCCTGACGCTGGCCGGAAGAGTGGGTTGATGATGGATGACGAGACGAGCCCCGAACCGCGCTGCCGGTCCGGGGCTCATCTCGCCGATGGCGCAATCCGGATCGATGAATCGCCCGAATCTGCGTCTCACCTTCCGCGGAGCCAACATCGCGCAACGCACGCCCGTTCTCGCGGACAGCCGATCCTTCGTCGGCGCCAAAGGACAGGGCGGCGGCAGGTGCATCCGGCGCCTCCTCAAGATCACGCCGATGGAGTTGCGTCCGCCTCCGGGCGTCTTTGTCGGTCCCCAGCGGGAAACGCGATCACGATGACGCCGACGGCGTAAAAGGCGAAGGCCCGCAGGCGGTTGTCCGCTGGCCCTCACCCGGAAGCTCGCTCAGGAGCGATCGTAGAACGCGGGCGGCTCGATCCCCAGCGCGCGCAGGTACACGAAGCCCTGCCCGCGGTGGTGGATCTCGTTGTCGATCACGTACAGGATGGTCTGAAACGCCGGGCCCGCGTACTGCCCGAACGCCATCACGTTTTCCTGCCACTTCTGGGCCGGAACCTGGGCCCAGAGCGTGTTGATCTCCTCCGTCGCCTCGTCCCACAGCGCCAGCAGTTCGGACTTGGTAGGCGGCACGTCGCGCGTCCCCATGGTCCAGTCACCGTTCACCAGGCCGCGCAGACACGGCACGGCCATGCTGATGACTTCCATCGCCATCTCGCCGAACGGCCGCATTCCGCCGAGCGAAAAGTTGCGCAGCTGTACATCGGAGAACGCCTCGATGGCGCGCCGCGTGACCCGGCGGTGCCCCTGCCAGTGCTCCAGCAGCTGTTCGGGGGTGATAACGCTCGCGGTCGTGTCCTGAATCGGCATTCGGTACCTCGATGGATGAGGAAAGAGACTGTAGAAGACCATGGGGTCGCGTCCGGCGCGAGTGGGGTCCGGCGGTACCCGGACCGGAGCGTCACGACCCGGATTCCGCCAGCGGCGAGTCCGGTTCCAGCGATTCGCGGATGCGGCCCATCGTGCGCACGGTGGCGCGAAGCGCCTCCAGCGGCAGAGCCTCCGCCAGACGGTTGGCCCACGCGGCCTGCCCGGCGGCGAGCCGTTCCATGGCCGCCAGCCCCAGGTGGGTGATGCGCATCAGGCGGGCGCGGCGGTGGCGCGGGTTCTCCACGAACTCCACAAAGCCCTCCGCCTCCAGCAGCGCCGCCGTTTCGCGCACGCTCTGCCGCGTGAGCCCCATCGCCCGCGCCACGTCGGCGACCGGGATGGGGCCGTGCTCCACCACGCCCAGAACCTGCCACCGCGCGGTGCTCAGCCCCGCCGGCGCCGACAGCTGGTCGCCCGCGTCCTGCAGCAGCCGGTTGACGCGGAATACCTCCAGCACCAGCGCGGTGAACGCCGCTCCGTTCTCGGTGTGCTCGCTCATCCCCGCATTCTAGGCAAATGACAGGCACCTGTCAACAAACCAACGTTCGCCTGTCATCCATCCCTCCCATCCAGCGGCCCGGACGCCGAGCGAGAGCCCGCGGACGGCCATCCATCGAGTGCTCCCCATGTCCGGAAAGGCGGGATTCGCCCCGTCGGACGACCCCGCTGGACGACGGGACCGCCGCGCCGCATCCCAATCCGCCATCCCCGGTGCTGGCCCGCGGATGGAACCCCGCTTGCGTTGCCCGGCATGCCCAGGCACCACCCCACCGCATCGCGAAACGGGATGAAAACCAAGGGAACGCTGGACCTGCTCAAGACCACCTTTCAGGAGTTCATGAAGGACGAGTGCCCGCGCATGGCGGCGGCGCTCTCGTACTACACCGTGTTCTCGCTGCCCCCGCTGATGATTCTGCTGCTGCTGATCGCAGGCACGGTGTTCGATCCGCAGCAGGTGCAGGCCGCCATCCACGAGCAGATCGGGATGCTGATGGGCTCCGCGGGCGCGGACGAAATCGCCGCCATCATCAACCAGGCGGAACGGCCAGGCGGGCGCGGGATCAAGGCGGTGCTGGGCGTGGGCGCCATTCTGTTCGGCGCGACGGGTGCCTTCATTCAGCTGCAGAGCGCGCTGAACGCCGCGTGGGAGGTGGAGCCGGACCCCAACCAGGGCGGAATCAGAAACTTCATCTTCAAGCGCCTGCTCTCGCTCGGAATGATTCTGGGGATCGCCTTTCTGCTCCTTGTCTCGCTGGGAATCAGCGCGGCGCTGTCGGCAATGGGTGGGGCGCTGGGCGGATTCTTTCCCGGCGTTCCAGAGCCGGTGCTCTACGCCGTGAACCTGGCGATCTCCTTCGTGGTGATCACGGCGCTGTTCGCCGCCATGTTCAAGGTGCTCCCCGACGCGCGCATCGCGTGGCGGGATGTGTGGGTGGGCGCGGTGGTGACGTCGCTGCTCTTCCTGGTAGGCAAGTTCGTGCTGGGCTTCTACCTGGGCCGCAGCAACCCGGGCGAGGCGTTCGGCGCGGCGGGCTCGCTGGCGCTGGTACTGGTGTGGATCTACTACTCCGCCATGATCCTGCTCGTCGGCGCGGAGTTCACGCAGACGTGGGCCGTCACCCGCGGTGGCGGCATCCGGCCGGAGAGCGGTGCGCGCTTCAAGGCGACGGAGCCCGTGGACCCGCGCGACACGCCGTCCGGCAAGGCCAGGGAGCAGGCGAAGCACCCCTGACCGCCCATCCGCTTCCCGCCAGCGGCCGGTCAACTCCGCCGGGACGGCAAGAACGCAGAGACCCCTGATCCGCCCGGATCAGGGGTCATGTCGATGGCGGATGGCGCGGTCAGCGCCCCGGCAGCAGCGTGGGGAGAAGAAGCTGGATCCACACCAGCGCCGGGATCATCAGAATCAGCCACGTGGGGGGAACGCGGTTGTTGCGCACGCCGTGGTACGCCGCCCACCCGATCAATCCCCATCCCGCCAGCAGCAAGACTTTTCGCGCGGTGCCCACCGGCGAGCCCGTCCCCCCGATTCCCGCCGTAAGCGCCACCCAGAACACCGCGTGCGCGCTGTTGGCGATCCCCACGATGGAGGCCACGCCCAGCACCAGAAGGATCCGCCGGAACGCCTGCCCGCCGGCCGTGTCGGGAATCTGCCGTGTGTGCATCATGAAAGTTCTCCGGTCATGAAAAGCGCGGCCCATCGGACCGCACGGCCTACGCGGTCGGCGCAAAGACGGCCGCGCTGCACGCCAGCGCCGCGCCGGCCAGCGCCCACCCGCTGATGGTGGTGGCCGACGACATCGCGGCGCGCGCGTCTTCGCGGCGCTGAATGGCCATGTCCAGCCGCAGCTGGTAGATGGCGAACATCTCGGCGGTTACGCTCTCCGGGTTGGCGGCCATCGCGTCCATGATGCGTTGCGCGGAAGTCACGTCCCGCTCCGCGTAGTACCAGGTGGAAAACAGGTCGGCGACCTGCGTAACGCTCAGTTCCGCGCCCACGATGGTGACGATGCACGCCGCCCAGAGCAGCGGCCCCGCCTGCTGCGGGGCCGGCCCGCCGCCTCCTCCACCCCCGCCGCTCCCGCCGCCTCCTCCTCCGCCCGGACAGTTTCCGTCGTAGAAGCAGTTGTAGGCGTAGTCCACGTCCACGGGCGTGCCGCAGTTGGGATAGATGCCGACACCGCCCATGCATGCCGTCGCCGTTACCGGTGCCAGCGGGCATCCCTCTTCCGGACACGAGAGGGTGCTGTAGCTCTCCGCGTCGCGGCGCGCGCTGAACATGCGGTCCATCCGCCGCGCGGCACGGTCCGTGGCGGGAATGGCGCACGCGGCCGTCTGCACCAGCTCTCCCCCCGCGCCGCCCCGGTACAGGTACGCGCGCCGCGCGCCTCCAGACCGCAGATCCGACGCAGGAAACTTTATCTCAATCTGTCTGAATTGGAAAGCCCCGTTTTGGCTCTT of Longimicrobium terrae contains these proteins:
- a CDS encoding PAS domain-containing protein, encoding MQRSTPDRPLNDANTAGEGPDFRALFHALPGLFLVVRADAPRFTIVAASDAYLHATVTRREDITGRGIFEAFPDRPGDPNATGERNLRASLERALSSGAPDAMARQPYAIRRPDGSWEERVWSPLNTPLTDPATGRVTHLIHRVVDVTKEEQIAADHARLRGESEEADRARRGAEQAYRELSRESASLQWANAQLQDQAAELEMQSAELQATAAQLEERTEEAEEARRRTVSILESMADAHFELDSAFRIVAVNGAMERGSALPRAELLGRVFWEMFPGAIGTGFERHYRAAVSEKKEAHFIHDYSDGRLELVVEVDAYPTDRGVAVFWRDITLRMRATAERERLLAVSEMARGALAISEERYRTLSEAVPVQVWTARPDGALDFVSERTAIYFGASAEELLGVGWGAYVHPDDLDVALSRWSRSLATGTPYEAEFRLRDAKGEYRWHLARALAEFDDSGTVTGWVGSNTDVEGERRARGEAEAANRSKSEFLAVMSHELRTPLNAIGGYAELLQIGVQGAVTPEQVDYLERIQRSQRHLLGLINEVLNYAKVDAGAVQYDLGAVAMAEVLAGCEALTAPQVLARQLDFRHVPASPSVNAHADSAKVQQIVLNMLSNAVKFTEPGGKVTLECVADGGQVLVRVGDTGRGIAQDQLERVFQPFVQVDAQLTRAYEGTGLGLAISRDLARGMGGDLVAESTPGVGSTFTLRLNRAA
- a CDS encoding DinB family protein; protein product: MPIQDTTASVITPEQLLEHWQGHRRVTRRAIEAFSDVQLRNFSLGGMRPFGEMAMEVISMAVPCLRGLVNGDWTMGTRDVPPTKSELLALWDEATEEINTLWAQVPAQKWQENVMAFGQYAGPAFQTILYVIDNEIHHRGQGFVYLRALGIEPPAFYDRS
- a CDS encoding MarR family winged helix-turn-helix transcriptional regulator, with the protein product MSEHTENGAAFTALVLEVFRVNRLLQDAGDQLSAPAGLSTARWQVLGVVEHGPIPVADVARAMGLTRQSVRETAALLEAEGFVEFVENPRHRRARLMRITHLGLAAMERLAAGQAAWANRLAEALPLEALRATVRTMGRIRESLEPDSPLAESGS
- a CDS encoding YihY/virulence factor BrkB family protein; translation: MKTKGTLDLLKTTFQEFMKDECPRMAAALSYYTVFSLPPLMILLLLIAGTVFDPQQVQAAIHEQIGMLMGSAGADEIAAIINQAERPGGRGIKAVLGVGAILFGATGAFIQLQSALNAAWEVEPDPNQGGIRNFIFKRLLSLGMILGIAFLLLVSLGISAALSAMGGALGGFFPGVPEPVLYAVNLAISFVVITALFAAMFKVLPDARIAWRDVWVGAVVTSLLFLVGKFVLGFYLGRSNPGEAFGAAGSLALVLVWIYYSAMILLVGAEFTQTWAVTRGGGIRPESGARFKATEPVDPRDTPSGKAREQAKHP